Proteins encoded together in one Neobacillus sp. FSL H8-0543 window:
- a CDS encoding GNAT family N-acetyltransferase has product MEIRLLVRTDAESYWKLRLEALKKNPEAFLTSYEDAIKRENPIEQVASSFKTEGNYTFGAFDQDNLIGMVTLLQEKAEKIQHRANIYAMYVTPKKQGLGVGEALLIEALNKARTIEAIEKINLAVMASNQKAKKLYEKLGFQTYGLEEKAMKINNTYYDDEHMVLHIK; this is encoded by the coding sequence ATGGAAATAAGATTACTTGTACGCACTGATGCAGAAAGTTATTGGAAGTTGAGATTAGAGGCACTTAAGAAAAACCCGGAAGCCTTTTTAACTAGCTATGAAGATGCAATTAAAAGAGAAAACCCAATTGAACAGGTTGCCAGCAGTTTCAAAACGGAAGGAAACTATACCTTTGGGGCTTTTGATCAGGATAACTTGATTGGTATGGTGACGTTACTTCAGGAAAAGGCAGAAAAAATCCAGCACCGGGCGAATATTTATGCTATGTATGTCACACCTAAGAAACAAGGTTTAGGTGTTGGAGAGGCGTTACTAATAGAGGCTTTGAATAAAGCGAGGACGATTGAAGCAATTGAAAAAATCAATCTAGCCGTAATGGCCAGCAATCAAAAAGCAAAGAAGCTCTATGAAAAACTAGGATTTCAAACTTACGGGCTAGAGGAAAAAGCGATGAAAATAAATAATACCTATTATGATGATGAGCACATGGTACTGCATATTAAATAG
- a CDS encoding biotin transporter BioY produces the protein MKVLDITYVALLAAFMGVLGFVPPLMLSFTPVPITLQTLGVLLAGGVLGARLGAWSMTIFLLVVAAGAPLLSGGRGGIGVFVGPSAGYLFSYPLAAFIIGFLIHRFRTLRLRNILLVNLTAGIFIIYLIGIPVQAFVLDLKLVEAIKVSLVYIPGDVLKATIASILTFRLLKSPVIKRNLYKNAETL, from the coding sequence ATGAAGGTTTTAGACATTACATATGTTGCTTTACTTGCCGCTTTTATGGGGGTACTGGGTTTTGTTCCGCCGCTTATGCTTTCTTTTACACCTGTTCCAATTACCCTGCAAACATTAGGGGTACTACTCGCAGGTGGGGTATTAGGAGCACGATTAGGGGCATGGAGCATGACGATTTTCTTGTTAGTTGTTGCTGCCGGAGCACCGTTATTATCCGGAGGCCGTGGCGGAATCGGAGTATTTGTCGGACCAAGTGCCGGCTACTTATTCTCCTATCCTTTAGCCGCTTTTATTATCGGTTTTCTAATTCACCGCTTCCGCACCTTACGATTACGCAATATATTGCTCGTAAATTTGACAGCCGGAATTTTTATTATCTATTTAATTGGTATTCCTGTACAAGCCTTTGTTTTGGATTTAAAATTAGTAGAAGCAATCAAAGTCAGCCTTGTGTATATTCCAGGTGACGTATTGAAAGCGACCATTGCTTCAATACTCACTTTCAGGCTATTGAAATCACCTGTTATTAAACGCAACCTATATAAAAACGCTGAGACACTTTAG
- a CDS encoding 4-hydroxyphenylacetate 3-hydroxylase family protein, whose translation MVKIYTGKEYLESLKDGRVVYLNGEKIDDVTTHPAYRNSARSYARMYDALHDPKTSEILTTTTEYGDKTHKFFKTPKSAQDLLEARDAIAEWARLSYGFMGRTPDYKASFIGHLDAFSHYYVGFEDNAKAWYRKATKEVPFVNHTIINPQMDRSKSLHENKDVFVRAVGERDDGIIVSGAKMVGTAAALTHYNFVANYGTIDLGDGDKSHALIFFVPMNAPGLKMISRQSYELQAATNGSPFDYPLSSRFDENDAVIVLDNVFIPWEDVLCYRNLDISNRFAPESGFIPRYTFHGCTRFSVKLDFMTGLLLKATEAAGTKNFRGVQAKIGEVVALRNMFWGLSTAMAADPEPGPNGLVIPNAFSSAAYRALAPLAWVKVKNIFEQVVAGGLIQLPSSSKDFLNPELRPYLDQYYKGSGINAEDRVKLLKMVWDTIGTEFGGRHELYEVNYGGNHENINMEALFHTEATGAADRHRALVDSALNDYDLNGWTNNTWINVSKEMVKQ comes from the coding sequence ATGGTTAAAATATATACTGGTAAAGAATATTTGGAGAGCCTGAAAGATGGCAGAGTTGTTTATTTAAATGGCGAGAAAATTGATGACGTGACTACACATCCAGCCTATCGAAATTCCGCTCGCTCTTATGCAAGAATGTATGATGCCCTGCATGACCCTAAGACTAGTGAGATTTTAACTACGACAACAGAATACGGAGATAAAACACATAAATTTTTTAAAACACCTAAAAGTGCGCAGGATCTTTTGGAAGCAAGAGATGCGATTGCGGAGTGGGCAAGGCTTAGCTACGGGTTTATGGGACGTACTCCCGATTACAAGGCCTCTTTTATTGGCCATCTAGATGCTTTTTCCCATTACTATGTAGGATTTGAAGATAACGCTAAGGCATGGTACAGAAAGGCAACAAAAGAAGTCCCATTTGTTAATCATACGATTATTAATCCACAAATGGACCGTTCTAAATCACTCCATGAGAATAAAGATGTATTCGTACGTGCAGTGGGGGAAAGGGATGACGGGATAATTGTAAGCGGTGCCAAGATGGTGGGAACAGCGGCTGCCTTGACTCATTATAACTTCGTTGCTAACTATGGAACAATTGATTTGGGTGATGGTGATAAGAGCCATGCATTGATTTTCTTTGTGCCAATGAATGCACCAGGCTTAAAAATGATCAGTCGCCAATCTTATGAACTTCAGGCGGCAACAAACGGTTCACCGTTTGATTACCCATTATCAAGTCGTTTCGATGAAAATGATGCGGTGATTGTTTTAGATAATGTATTTATTCCTTGGGAAGATGTGCTTTGCTATAGGAATTTAGATATTTCTAATAGATTTGCACCAGAAAGTGGTTTTATTCCACGTTATACCTTCCATGGTTGCACGCGTTTTTCTGTTAAACTAGATTTCATGACTGGTTTATTATTAAAAGCAACAGAGGCAGCAGGAACAAAGAATTTCAGAGGGGTACAGGCAAAAATTGGCGAGGTAGTAGCCCTTAGGAATATGTTCTGGGGTCTGTCCACAGCGATGGCTGCAGATCCTGAACCAGGACCAAACGGATTAGTTATTCCAAACGCATTCTCAAGTGCTGCTTATCGCGCTTTGGCACCATTGGCCTGGGTTAAAGTGAAAAATATTTTTGAGCAAGTCGTTGCTGGTGGTTTAATTCAATTACCTTCTAGCTCGAAGGATTTCCTCAATCCAGAATTAAGACCTTACTTGGATCAGTATTACAAAGGATCAGGCATTAATGCTGAGGATAGGGTCAAATTATTGAAAATGGTCTGGGATACGATTGGTACTGAGTTTGGTGGTCGCCATGAACTTTATGAAGTTAATTATGGAGGCAATCATGAAAATATAAATATGGAGGCATTATTCCATACAGAAGCTACAGGTGCAGCCGATCGTCATCGTGCATTAGTAGATTCTGCATTAAATGATTATGACTTAAACGGTTGGACGAACAACACGTGGATTAATGTATCAAAAGAGATGGTAAAACAATAG
- a CDS encoding GNAT family N-acetyltransferase encodes MIIRDAYESELSFIRSQRVQSYEEHKKSIPMEHWNALKQAISSEADNLPGVERIVAELEGEIVGSVVLFPAKTDAYEGAIDELDYPEIRMLAVAPEMQGKGVATALVSESIQRTRARGYHVIGLHTGQFMAGAIRLYERLGFVRQPQFDFEPADDGIIVKAYRLSLK; translated from the coding sequence TTGATTATTCGTGATGCCTATGAAAGTGAATTATCTTTTATTCGATCGCAACGAGTCCAATCCTATGAAGAACATAAAAAAAGTATACCAATGGAGCATTGGAATGCCCTAAAACAGGCCATCTCATCGGAGGCAGACAACCTGCCTGGTGTCGAAAGGATTGTGGCTGAATTAGAGGGGGAAATAGTGGGTAGTGTTGTTTTGTTCCCTGCTAAAACGGATGCTTATGAAGGGGCTATTGACGAACTGGATTATCCTGAAATTCGAATGCTTGCTGTAGCTCCTGAAATGCAGGGGAAGGGGGTAGCTACTGCCTTAGTTTCTGAAAGTATTCAGCGCACAAGAGCGAGAGGTTACCATGTTATTGGACTGCATACCGGGCAGTTTATGGCAGGAGCAATTAGATTATACGAACGGCTTGGCTTTGTCCGTCAACCTCAATTTGACTTTGAACCGGCCGATGATGGCATTATTGTTAAAGCCTATCGACTTTCTTTAAAATGA
- a CDS encoding DUF2269 family protein has protein sequence MSTLYQVLVVIHIFSAILGMGPGFILMTVVKGSKTMTELRHSHAIRHSLHIFVMIGGTLLLITGLIMGSINLNLFKMGWYVTSLGLFLAALAMGPLVLSPRSKPIKALLHSHQGDDIPEEYNRLSKELFRYESLENIIFLIIIALMILKPF, from the coding sequence ATGAGTACTCTTTATCAAGTTCTTGTAGTCATACATATTTTTTCAGCTATTTTAGGCATGGGTCCTGGGTTTATTTTAATGACGGTTGTGAAAGGGTCGAAAACAATGACCGAATTAAGACATTCCCATGCAATAAGGCATTCCCTACATATTTTTGTCATGATTGGCGGTACCCTTTTATTAATTACTGGTTTAATCATGGGTTCCATAAATCTAAATCTATTTAAAATGGGCTGGTATGTAACAAGTCTCGGACTCTTTTTGGCAGCACTTGCCATGGGACCGCTCGTTTTGTCACCAAGGTCAAAACCTATTAAAGCATTATTACATTCCCACCAAGGCGATGACATTCCTGAAGAATACAATCGATTATCAAAAGAACTTTTTCGCTATGAATCCCTTGAAAATATAATTTTCCTGATCATTATTGCGTTAATGATTCTAAAACCATTTTAA
- a CDS encoding acetyl-CoA C-acyltransferase: MSRAVIVQAKRTPIGKKNGILQTFQPHELVAPLLRQLASGIEAKVDDVIVGNVTGPGGNIGRLSVLEAGLPLSIPGLTIDRQCSAGLEAIRIACCLIQAGAGQCYIAGGVESTSTSPYLKRARFSPDSLGDPDMVEAAEFVATKYGITKDQQDDYALLSYRRSWESFERGFFKEEILPVAQWYQDEGLHKKRNMEALVKRAKPILSGENNTVTAANSCGIQDGAAAAVVMEENSALRLGLKPILRFVDSQVAAVHPHYPGSAPIPAIKTLLERNRLTIQDIDLIEINEAFASKIVACAQELSIPYEKLNVSGGALTIGHPYGASGAILVTRLFYEVQRQKEAKYVLAAIGSGGGIGVAVLFETVR, from the coding sequence ATTAGCAGAGCCGTAATTGTCCAAGCAAAACGTACGCCAATTGGAAAAAAGAATGGGATACTGCAGACATTTCAACCACATGAACTGGTTGCCCCTCTTCTTCGTCAATTAGCCAGTGGCATTGAAGCCAAAGTGGATGATGTGATAGTAGGAAATGTCACTGGTCCCGGAGGAAACATTGGCAGGTTATCAGTTTTGGAAGCTGGTCTTCCGCTTTCTATACCAGGATTAACGATTGACCGTCAATGCAGCGCCGGACTCGAAGCCATTCGAATCGCATGCTGCTTGATTCAGGCAGGCGCCGGTCAGTGCTACATTGCGGGCGGAGTCGAAAGCACGAGCACCTCCCCATACCTGAAGCGCGCCCGCTTTTCACCGGACAGCCTTGGCGACCCGGATATGGTCGAGGCTGCAGAATTTGTTGCCACGAAATATGGAATAACAAAAGACCAACAGGATGATTATGCCCTCTTAAGTTATCGACGCAGCTGGGAATCTTTTGAAAGAGGCTTTTTCAAGGAGGAAATCCTTCCTGTAGCACAATGGTACCAGGATGAAGGATTACATAAAAAGCGGAACATGGAGGCACTTGTTAAACGGGCAAAACCAATACTTTCTGGAGAAAACAATACAGTTACGGCAGCCAACAGCTGTGGAATTCAAGATGGTGCGGCAGCGGCCGTGGTGATGGAAGAAAACTCTGCATTACGTCTCGGCCTCAAGCCAATCCTCCGATTCGTCGACAGTCAGGTCGCAGCTGTTCATCCTCACTATCCAGGATCAGCACCTATTCCAGCCATTAAAACCTTACTTGAACGAAACAGGTTGACAATTCAGGACATCGATCTCATTGAAATCAATGAAGCCTTTGCCTCGAAAATCGTCGCCTGTGCACAGGAGCTCTCGATTCCTTACGAAAAGCTGAACGTTAGCGGCGGAGCTCTAACCATCGGTCATCCTTACGGAGCATCTGGGGCCATTTTGGTTACACGGCTTTTCTACGAAGTACAACGTCAAAAAGAAGCAAAATACGTCCTTGCTGCGATCGGCAGCGGCGGCGGCATCGGGGTTGCTGTCTTATTTGAAACCGTTCGATAA
- a CDS encoding YbaN family protein: MKNVIIEKNQYDTKAKEGAIIIKKVIKLLYIIIGFISLGLGILGIVLPLLPTTPLLLLASFCFVKGSERFEIWFKGTNVYKRHLESFVKERSMTLKQKLTILLFADVMIAIAFFLVNNLLVRVTLLAIVIYKYYYFIYKIKTVPQ; this comes from the coding sequence ATTAAAAATGTTATAATAGAGAAAAATCAGTATGACACAAAAGCTAAAGAGGGGGCAATCATCATTAAGAAGGTCATTAAACTTCTATATATCATCATTGGTTTTATCTCCCTTGGCCTCGGGATTTTGGGAATTGTACTTCCGTTATTGCCAACAACTCCTCTATTACTGTTAGCATCCTTCTGCTTTGTAAAAGGATCTGAACGATTTGAGATATGGTTTAAAGGGACAAATGTTTATAAGCGCCATTTGGAAAGCTTCGTCAAAGAACGGTCGATGACATTAAAACAGAAACTGACCATTTTATTATTTGCAGATGTAATGATAGCGATCGCCTTCTTCCTGGTTAATAATTTACTAGTAAGGGTCACGCTTCTAGCGATCGTTATCTATAAATATTATTATTTCATCTATAAAATAAAAACGGTTCCTCAATAA
- a CDS encoding XylR N-terminal domain-containing protein translates to MKNQYLLLNDKLSISQTDELLYVNNKRSLMIPTKAFGILQRDLINNIGIKRMKAFFFRYGWQLGKEDSKEIGMDQSMTMLEKILHGPFFHALKGHVRAKVTRQDLQIEDGIINTLRFMGTWENSYEAEQHIHNLGHSDNPVCFTLTGYASGYVSTLLGEEVFFKEIQCAGTGAPCCIWEGRLLTDWQEEANDLLFYSRELPILQELEQTNEKLLIEKNNLAMVTKINTELTAEIIKGNNIDTILDIVYRQIKHPVVVEDIHFQVLGLKGISIEGYESSKKDFINYLKTNNSIINPTVTYLDNNTRLVAPIFLQDKRIGYCSFLYEDSTTSTNEIDTMIIGRLSSICSMLILNEKTKLESMERIKGHFLEEIISGKYPSKQEIIKKAGYIQLNLSGDYYVVLLSYTFTDHYVENKLTVHTHAYETVASYFTEKNINVLIGQRPDSLIILLPNNQLDKKNIEHSIHSLLSFLKRKVKNALFLAGISSKNSNITEAGISFEEARSALRLSRSEVPITTFDDLGIIGVLITEQNEKAIQKIIRGTLGNLYENTDHNKVELIETLYNFLINGGNLEQTAEKLALSVSGLRYRLNKIMDLLGRRDIREPEVQFQMMLALKALKIIGNG, encoded by the coding sequence TTGAAAAACCAATATCTGCTATTAAATGACAAATTATCAATTTCGCAAACCGATGAACTATTGTATGTCAATAACAAAAGATCCTTAATGATTCCCACGAAAGCATTTGGTATTTTGCAGCGTGATTTAATAAATAATATTGGAATCAAACGGATGAAGGCGTTCTTCTTTCGATATGGATGGCAATTAGGAAAAGAGGACTCAAAAGAAATAGGAATGGACCAGTCTATGACTATGCTGGAGAAAATTCTTCACGGTCCTTTCTTTCATGCCTTAAAGGGGCATGTCAGAGCGAAGGTTACTCGACAGGATCTCCAAATAGAGGATGGGATAATTAATACTCTCCGCTTTATGGGTACTTGGGAAAATTCCTATGAAGCCGAACAGCATATTCATAATTTAGGTCATTCGGATAATCCTGTTTGTTTTACGCTAACTGGCTATGCGAGTGGCTACGTTTCCACATTACTTGGCGAAGAAGTCTTTTTTAAAGAAATACAATGTGCTGGGACAGGTGCTCCGTGTTGTATTTGGGAAGGCCGTCTGCTTACGGATTGGCAGGAGGAAGCCAACGATTTGCTTTTCTATAGCAGGGAATTGCCAATTCTTCAGGAGCTTGAACAGACGAATGAAAAACTATTAATTGAAAAAAATAACCTGGCGATGGTTACGAAAATTAATACAGAACTTACCGCAGAAATCATAAAAGGAAATAATATTGATACCATTCTAGATATTGTTTATCGGCAAATAAAACACCCCGTCGTTGTCGAGGATATTCATTTTCAGGTGCTCGGTTTAAAGGGGATATCCATTGAAGGCTATGAATCTTCTAAGAAAGATTTTATTAATTACTTGAAAACAAACAATTCGATAATAAATCCGACTGTTACCTATCTAGACAATAATACTAGACTAGTTGCACCGATATTTTTACAAGATAAAAGAATTGGCTATTGTTCGTTTTTATATGAGGACAGTACAACCTCAACCAATGAAATAGATACGATGATTATTGGACGGCTGTCCTCTATCTGTTCTATGCTTATCTTAAATGAAAAGACAAAACTAGAATCAATGGAACGGATTAAAGGGCACTTTTTGGAAGAGATCATTAGTGGAAAGTATCCTTCGAAACAAGAAATTATCAAGAAGGCAGGTTATATTCAGTTAAATTTGTCAGGGGATTATTATGTTGTCCTGCTTTCCTACACCTTTACGGATCATTATGTTGAAAATAAACTCACTGTTCACACACATGCCTACGAAACTGTTGCCTCTTATTTTACTGAAAAGAATATAAATGTCTTAATTGGTCAACGACCGGATAGCCTGATCATACTCTTGCCTAATAATCAATTGGATAAGAAAAATATCGAGCATTCTATTCATTCACTTTTATCCTTTCTTAAAAGGAAGGTAAAAAACGCATTATTTCTTGCAGGAATTAGTTCGAAAAACAGTAACATTACGGAAGCGGGTATCTCCTTCGAAGAAGCCCGTTCAGCTTTACGACTTTCAAGGAGTGAGGTACCAATAACAACATTTGACGATTTAGGCATTATTGGTGTTCTAATTACTGAACAAAATGAAAAGGCGATTCAAAAGATTATAAGAGGTACCCTTGGGAATCTCTATGAAAATACTGATCATAATAAAGTTGAGCTAATCGAAACACTCTACAATTTCCTTATAAATGGCGGTAATTTGGAACAAACGGCAGAAAAGTTGGCGTTATCAGTAAGTGGCCTTCGCTATCGATTAAATAAAATAATGGATCTTCTCGGTCGCCGTGACATACGTGAACCTGAAGTCCAGTTTCAAATGATGCTAGCCCTTAAAGCATTAAAAATAATTGGCAATGGATGA
- a CDS encoding AMP-binding protein, producing the protein MASITETYLHHSPDKVAIHTLKERITYRTWQERVWKTANWLDSLKPTNQIVGILLPNGIPFLQLFTGAATAGWTSVPFDIKWTETEWQTRLTLSRPSIFITTRELFPKVKHLHPRVIIYEECQLEIDQTTWVRKVDIDGKQPFYMGFTSGTTGDPKAFIRSHDSWLASFDCTKIDFQLDENNHVLIPGALIHSHFLYGVISTLYLGGTVYLLEKFSPNRTLSLIETHPITVVYLVPTMIAALLMEERSIEKPVKLLSSGAKWEDHSKEHLQTLFPHFSMYEFYGASELSFITVLTNVENARKPGSVGRPCHNVEIQIRRDNFQAAKPMETGKIYVRSNMLFNGYLENNGLGIQTIEDENGWMTVDDMGYFDEDGFLYLAGREANMILYGGINIFPEEIEKVVGTHPNVEEVAVIGIRDPYWGQIATAVIKGTATTKELKRLCKVNLSPYKVPRKWIFLTEIPHTTSGKIARSQLKALIESKVKSH; encoded by the coding sequence TTGGCTTCTATTACTGAAACCTATTTACACCATTCCCCAGATAAAGTCGCCATTCACACACTAAAGGAAAGAATTACGTATCGAACCTGGCAGGAGCGGGTTTGGAAAACGGCTAATTGGCTTGATTCACTAAAACCGACAAATCAAATAGTAGGAATATTGCTTCCAAACGGAATTCCCTTCCTCCAGCTTTTCACGGGGGCTGCCACCGCTGGCTGGACCTCTGTTCCCTTTGATATAAAGTGGACAGAAACAGAATGGCAAACTCGATTGACCCTATCCCGCCCCTCCATTTTTATCACAACAAGGGAACTGTTTCCGAAGGTCAAGCACCTCCATCCAAGGGTTATCATCTATGAGGAGTGCCAACTGGAAATCGACCAAACCACTTGGGTAAGAAAAGTGGATATCGATGGAAAGCAGCCCTTTTATATGGGCTTTACCTCAGGTACAACTGGTGATCCGAAGGCATTTATCCGATCCCATGATTCCTGGCTTGCTAGTTTTGATTGTACCAAAATCGATTTTCAGCTCGATGAAAACAATCATGTCCTCATTCCTGGAGCCTTGATTCATTCCCATTTCTTATATGGGGTCATCAGCACCTTGTACCTGGGAGGAACCGTCTACCTACTTGAAAAATTCTCCCCAAACCGAACACTATCGTTAATCGAAACACATCCAATCACGGTTGTATATCTGGTCCCGACAATGATAGCTGCCTTGCTAATGGAGGAGCGTTCAATTGAGAAACCCGTAAAACTCCTCTCTTCTGGTGCGAAGTGGGAAGATCATTCTAAGGAGCATCTTCAAACCTTGTTCCCGCATTTCTCGATGTACGAATTTTATGGTGCAAGTGAGCTTAGTTTTATTACGGTCTTAACGAACGTAGAAAATGCACGAAAACCTGGTTCGGTTGGCAGACCTTGTCATAACGTCGAAATTCAAATTCGCCGGGACAATTTCCAAGCTGCAAAGCCAATGGAAACAGGGAAAATATATGTTAGAAGTAACATGCTCTTTAATGGGTACCTTGAAAATAATGGGCTAGGGATCCAGACCATCGAGGATGAAAATGGCTGGATGACTGTTGACGATATGGGTTATTTCGATGAAGATGGCTTTCTCTATCTTGCTGGACGTGAGGCAAACATGATCTTATACGGAGGTATTAATATTTTTCCAGAAGAGATTGAAAAAGTAGTCGGAACTCATCCAAACGTAGAGGAAGTAGCGGTTATTGGCATCAGAGACCCATACTGGGGGCAGATTGCCACTGCTGTTATTAAAGGTACCGCCACAACAAAGGAATTAAAAAGGTTATGTAAAGTGAATTTATCTCCCTATAAAGTCCCGAGGAAGTGGATTTTCTTGACGGAAATACCGCACACCACAAGCGGTAAAATAGCCCGGTCACAACTAAAAGCATTAATCGAAAGCAAGGTGAAGAGCCATTAG
- a CDS encoding MalY/PatB family protein: MIYNFDEIVNRRGTYSIKWDGGDLLKQMGFTDRYDEETLPLFTADMDLPVPQPLIEALHKTVDHKIFGYSIFPDEYYEAIQHWFKKRHDWEIKREEIVYSPGTVYALNMAVKAFTEPGDGIIIQRPVYPPFTSAIEGNNRKLVNNPLKSDEDGKYSIDFEDFEAKSKDESTKMFILCNPHNPTGKVYTKDELAKLSAICAENNVLIIADEIHGDLIRRHQTFFPIVKAADSDKHIVTFTAINKTFNLAGLHCTNVIIPNPELRNTFVRVMGHHLASPFTISALISVYNDGEEWLEQLIDYIDGTMDFVKSFLEERMPKVKAIIPEGTYVMWLDFSGYGLSPEEVHDRIYNKANVLLEDGKMFGEEGLNYQRICLPSPRPMIKEAFERMAREFEDIK, from the coding sequence ATGATCTATAACTTTGATGAAATCGTCAACCGAAGAGGAACTTATTCCATAAAATGGGACGGAGGAGACTTACTTAAGCAAATGGGTTTTACTGATCGATATGATGAGGAAACCTTACCGTTATTTACGGCAGATATGGATTTACCCGTCCCGCAACCTCTAATAGAAGCCTTACATAAAACTGTTGATCATAAGATCTTTGGTTACTCAATTTTTCCTGATGAATATTATGAAGCGATTCAACATTGGTTTAAAAAACGACATGATTGGGAGATTAAAAGAGAAGAAATCGTCTACAGCCCTGGAACAGTGTACGCTTTGAATATGGCGGTTAAGGCCTTTACGGAGCCTGGAGATGGCATCATCATTCAGCGTCCTGTCTATCCGCCTTTTACCTCTGCCATTGAAGGGAATAATCGAAAATTAGTAAATAATCCTCTTAAATCGGATGAGGACGGAAAGTATTCGATTGACTTTGAAGACTTTGAAGCGAAATCAAAAGATGAAAGCACGAAAATGTTTATCTTATGTAATCCTCATAATCCAACAGGAAAAGTGTATACCAAGGATGAGCTTGCTAAATTATCGGCAATTTGTGCAGAAAATAACGTACTTATCATAGCAGATGAAATTCACGGAGATTTAATTAGACGCCATCAAACCTTCTTTCCAATTGTAAAAGCTGCAGACAGTGATAAACATATTGTTACGTTTACAGCGATCAACAAAACCTTTAATTTGGCTGGACTGCATTGTACCAACGTGATTATTCCAAATCCCGAGCTCCGAAATACATTCGTTAGAGTAATGGGCCACCATTTAGCCTCGCCATTTACAATCTCGGCGCTGATTTCGGTTTACAACGACGGGGAGGAATGGTTAGAGCAGTTAATTGATTATATTGATGGGACAATGGATTTTGTGAAAAGCTTCTTAGAGGAAAGAATGCCTAAAGTAAAAGCAATAATTCCCGAAGGAACGTATGTGATGTGGCTAGACTTCAGTGGTTACGGCCTATCACCTGAAGAAGTCCATGACAGAATTTACAATAAAGCGAATGTTCTTTTAGAAGATGGCAAGATGTTTGGTGAAGAAGGTTTAAACTATCAACGCATTTGTCTCCCTTCCCCACGACCGATGATAAAGGAAGCATTTGAACGAATGGCTAGGGAGTTTGAGGACATAAAATAA
- a CDS encoding flavin reductase family protein: MDDRKFRSAMGKFATGVTVITTEIDEEPHGMTANAFMSVSLNPKLVVVSIGEKAQMLEKIKNSKRFAVNILSESQQEVSMIFAGQIKEKRDISFERLAGLPVLKGAVVQVACEVVNEHVEGDHTLFIGRVLDIQLQDVEPLLFFNGRYRSLLNEEVLANN, translated from the coding sequence ATGGATGATCGTAAATTCCGAAGTGCAATGGGGAAATTTGCTACGGGTGTAACTGTGATTACGACGGAGATTGACGAAGAGCCACATGGCATGACCGCCAATGCATTTATGTCCGTATCCCTTAACCCGAAACTTGTTGTCGTTTCCATTGGAGAAAAAGCTCAAATGCTTGAAAAAATAAAGAATAGCAAACGGTTTGCCGTGAATATTCTCTCAGAATCGCAACAGGAAGTTTCAATGATTTTTGCAGGACAGATAAAGGAGAAAAGAGATATTAGCTTTGAACGTTTAGCTGGTTTGCCTGTTTTAAAGGGTGCTGTCGTACAGGTGGCATGTGAAGTCGTAAATGAACATGTAGAAGGCGACCATACACTCTTCATTGGCAGAGTACTCGATATACAACTTCAAGATGTTGAACCCCTTCTATTCTTTAACGGGCGATATCGTTCGTTACTAAATGAAGAAGTTTTGGCAAACAATTAA